The SAR324 cluster bacterium genome contains the following window.
ACCCGGAACAGTTCCCAATCTCTTCAGTTAAATTGGGCAAATAGCTATCCAGAACCCGTTATCTTTGGAGATATCTTAGGAATTAGCACAGATCCGCTGACTCAAGTTTGGTGGCTCAATCTTGGTGCGCAAGATGGCATAAAAGTAAAGCAACCCGCTGCCGTCGCGGAAGGGTTGGTGGGCAGAGTTCAGAATATCTCTGCAAAACAATCAACCATTCAAATCATTCTGGATCAACGCAGCCGATTTCCTGTTTTAGTGCAACGAACCAGGAGTAGGGGGATTGTGGTTGGTACTGGCAGTGGGATTGAGCTAAGGCAGGTACTTATAAGGGATGAATTGAAAATTGGGGACCGGATTATTACCAGTGGCTTAAGTCAATTATTTCCTAAGGGATTGTTTGTTGGGCAAATCAAAGAAATCGTCCAATCAGAAAACCAACTATTCCAAACTGCAGTCCTTGAACCAGGTGTTGATTTCAGCCGATTAGAGTCAGTGGGAATACTTCCACTTGAGTTGGGTTTGTTTGATCCAGATCAACCTCAAGAATGATATGTTTCCTGGATTAGTTTTTTTAATCCTCTTTGGTGTCGAAGTCATTCTGGGAGGAATAATTAATGAGCCATGGCCTTTTCCTGTCAGGCTTGTCTGGCTTGGAATGGCATTTCTGATTAAAGCAAATTTTCGAAGTGCAATTTTTTGGGGAGGACTAGGCGGAATTTTTAAGGATTCGCTTAGCCATGGATTGCTGGGCCTCGAAGGTTTTTCTTATCTACTCTCACTAGCCATCCTTCATAGAATTATTCAAAACAAGCAGGCGATTTCTGGTGGGTATTTTCTACTTATTTTCCTATTCACATTTTCAATCCAAGAGATTTTCAACGTTTGTTTAAAAAACTGGCTTTTCCTTGACAGCACCCTGAAAAGTCTTCTTATCTTGGTGATTTACGGTACCCTGGCACATGGTCTGCTGGCGACTGTGTTTCTAGGTTCAAAATTGATTTGGACATCTCGTTTTCCATTGAGGAAGCATTATTGATGAGCCCAGCAAAAGTTTTATTGGAACAAGATCTTTTCAGAACTCGCGTCATCTATATTGCGCTGGCTATCGCTTTTGTATTTTCATTTTTGGGTGGTCGTCTTTGGTATCTACAGGTGATTGAACATGAAGAATACCAGAGTTACGCTGAAGGTAACCGAATCCGGCTCCGTCCTGAACCTGGGTTACGTGGACAAATTCTTGATCGAAGCGGTCAAATTTTAGCTGAGAATCGTCCTGCATACCACCTTCAAATGGTCTGGGAAGACGCTCCAAAACCACTCCAAACTCTCAATAAGCTTTCAGAAACCTTTCAGTGGCCCCTATCTGAACTGCAGGAAAAGTCCCAGTACGCTATTAGATCGCCTTTCAGATCCATCCGTTTAAAATCTGACCTTACCGCAGATCAAGCAGCCTTTTTACAAACTCACTCTGACAAATTTCCTGGAGTCACTGTAGAAATTGAGGCGGCACGCTACTACCCTTTTGGAAAAACTGCTGCTCATGTCCTTGGGTATGTGGGAGCAACAAATAAAAGAACCGAGGAATTGCCCAGCAATCAAAAGCGTTCCAGGAGTATTGATGGGAAGGCTGGGCTAGAGATGACTCTGAATGAATTTTTGACTGGACTTGACGGTGGGCGACAAGTTGAGGTTGATCACATTGGCAGAGAGTTAAGGACTATTCCACCAGTGATTGCTTCAGTACCAGGGAATACCCTCCAACTGACCATTGATATTGAGTTGCAAGAAGCGGTTGAATCTGCAATGGACAATCAAACTGGAGCAGTACTGGTGATGCAGCCAGGAAGTGGTGAAATCCTAGCAATGGCTAGTATGCCTGCTTATGATCCCAACTGGTTTGTTAGCGGCATTGATCCAAATTTGTGGAACCAATTACTCAATGATGAAGATCGCCCATTGGCAAACAAAATTGTTCAAGGCGCCTACCCGCCTGGCTCAATCTTCAAATTAGTCACTGCCTACGCCGCATTGGATCAGCATTTGATTGATCCAATCCATAAGGAAACCTGCAACGGCTATTTCTATGTAAAGGGTAGGAGTGCCCCATTTAAGTGTTGGAAGTCAGGCGGACATGGTCCAGTTGACTTGATTGAGGCCATTCGGGGATCTTGTAACATTTATTTTTATCAATTGGCGATGGAAATGGGAGTGGACAAGTTAGCTCATTACGCCAAAATGATGATGTTTGGTGAAAAATTAGATTTAGGTTTTGCTGGGGAAAAGACGGGCTTGATTCCTGATTCGGATTGGAAAAGAGCTACCTTCAATGAAAGATGGTATCCAGGTGAAACTCCGTCTGTAGCAATTGGCCAAGGATTCGTAAGTGTTACTCCCATGCAACTTGCGAATTTTGTAAATTTGATTGCTTCGGGTGGTGTCTGGCATCAGCCTAAACTCCTGCGAGATCAGGCAGAGTCGCCTAGCCAAACAATCTTAGACCAGCGAATCATAGCACCTCTGCTTCAGGGTATGGTAGCTGTGGTAAATGATCCAAATGGTGGAACAGCTAAAGTGGCTCGAATTGATGGCTTCACTGTCGCGGGTAAAACTGGTACAGCACAGATCATCAGCCATGAAACTCGTAGAAACCTTACCAACGAGGAAAAAGAGCTTCGAAAATACCAAAATCACGCTTGGTTCGCAGGCTTTGCCCCTGCAGAATCTCCAGAAGTTACAGTCCTTGTCTTG
Protein-coding sequences here:
- the mreC gene encoding rod shape-determining protein MreC → MRWLRRNLWGLLLGIVLLSSAILLYQSYQSADRPEASLINEAAHLLASPFQKANFWSSKYFEELESYFVQLEDLKKENQSLKKRILHLNNDMNALNEKVTRNSSQSLQLNWANSYPEPVIFGDILGISTDPLTQVWWLNLGAQDGIKVKQPAAVAEGLVGRVQNISAKQSTIQIILDQRSRFPVLVQRTRSRGIVVGTGSGIELRQVLIRDELKIGDRIITSGLSQLFPKGLFVGQIKEIVQSENQLFQTAVLEPGVDFSRLESVGILPLELGLFDPDQPQE
- the mrdA gene encoding penicillin-binding protein 2 codes for the protein MSPAKVLLEQDLFRTRVIYIALAIAFVFSFLGGRLWYLQVIEHEEYQSYAEGNRIRLRPEPGLRGQILDRSGQILAENRPAYHLQMVWEDAPKPLQTLNKLSETFQWPLSELQEKSQYAIRSPFRSIRLKSDLTADQAAFLQTHSDKFPGVTVEIEAARYYPFGKTAAHVLGYVGATNKRTEELPSNQKRSRSIDGKAGLEMTLNEFLTGLDGGRQVEVDHIGRELRTIPPVIASVPGNTLQLTIDIELQEAVESAMDNQTGAVLVMQPGSGEILAMASMPAYDPNWFVSGIDPNLWNQLLNDEDRPLANKIVQGAYPPGSIFKLVTAYAALDQHLIDPIHKETCNGYFYVKGRSAPFKCWKSGGHGPVDLIEAIRGSCNIYFYQLAMEMGVDKLAHYAKMMMFGEKLDLGFAGEKTGLIPDSDWKRATFNERWYPGETPSVAIGQGFVSVTPMQLANFVNLIASGGVWHQPKLLRDQAESPSQTILDQRIIAPLLQGMVAVVNDPNGGTAKVARIDGFTVAGKTGTAQIISHETRRNLTNEEKELRKYQNHAWFAGFAPAESPEVTVLVLVEHGQGGGKTAAPVARKILEFYQEHRYGRSVASSFRDQTVPFSWQLNNAFDH